One Amaranthus tricolor cultivar Red isolate AtriRed21 chromosome 1, ASM2621246v1, whole genome shotgun sequence DNA window includes the following coding sequences:
- the LOC130827865 gene encoding cytochrome P450 CYP94D108-like: MDHILTSSSSLFLLLTLLFTIFLSSLYFTFNHFISSTKQTLGFKNYPFLGTLPEFIANRHRFLDWTFDVLVPLPNHTSIFIRPGKINGIMTAYPPNIEHFLKIRFDNYHKGPRFVSLLHDLLGTGIFNSDGHLWRIQRKTASLEFNTRSLKNFVLDSVRFEITTRLIPILKAASGSGPDTGLGPGRVLDMQDILERFSFDSVCKLAFDYDPGCLAGDGSGESEFMRAFDVAATLSAGRFLYVVPWSWIIKKWLNVGSEKRLRDSIETVHKFADKIIRTRLEEITSNNNNNNLSSNHQDLLSRFISTEEISARDPNLLRDIVISFLLAGRDSTSSGLSWFFWLLSNNPRVVKKIRNEVDEVRVRAGKQVGDTYNFDELREMNYLHGAISEALRLYPPVPVDTRTCLEDDIFPSGDEIKKGWFITYNSYAMGRMESIWGKDCLEFRPERWIDENRLYKPDNPFKFPIFHAGPRICLGKEMAYLQMKSIVACVVEQFDIDVVEKKRPYYVLSLTLRMKNGLPVKVNARSQ; the protein is encoded by the coding sequence ATGGACCATATACTCACTTCTTCCTCTTCATTATTCCTACTATTAACTCTCCTCTTCACAATCTTCCTATCATCACTCTACTTCACATTCAACCATTTTATTTCCTCTACAAAACAAACATTAGGCTTCAAAAACTACCCATTCTTAGGCACTCTCCCTGAATTCATAGCCAACCGCCACCGGTTCCTCGACTGGACTTTTGACGTTCTCGTTCCCCTCCCTAATCACACGTCCATATTTATCCGACCCGGAAAAATTAATGGGATCATGACCGCATACCCGCCAAATATCGAACACTTCCTCAAAATCCGGTTCGATAACTACCATAAAGGTCCCCGTTTCGTCTCTCTCCTCCACGACCTCCTCGGCACCGGAATCTTTAACTCCGACGGTCATTTATGGCGGATCCAACGGAAAACCGCTAGTTTGGAGTTTAACACAAGATCTCTTAAAAACTTTGTATTGGATAGTGTACGGTTTGAGATTACTACACGGCTTATACCCATTTTGAAAGCAGCATCCGGTTCGGGTCCGGATACGGGTCTGGGTCCGGGTAGGGTACTTGATATGCAAGATATTCTTGAACGGTTTTCTTTTGATAGTGTATGTAAGTTGGCGTTTGATTATGACCCGGGTTGCTTGGCAGGTGATGGGTCGGGTGAGTCCGAATTCATGCGGGCTTTTGATGTGGCTGCCACACTTAGTGCGGGTCGGTTTCTTTATGTGGTTCCATGGTCATGGATAATTAAGAAATGGTTAAATGTTGGATCCGAAAAAAGGTTAAGAGATTCAATCGAGACCGTTCATAAGTTTGCTGATAAGATCATACGAACAAGATTAGAGGAAAttactagtaataataataataataatttatcttCTAATCATCAAGATTTGTTGTCACGGTTTATTTCTACGGAAGAAATTAGTGCACGTGATCCTAATCTACTTAGAGATATTGTCATAAGTTTTCTATTAGCGGGGAGGGATTCCACATCATCCGggttaagttggtttttttGGTTGTTATCTAATAATCCACGTGTTGTGAAAAAAATCCGAAACGAAGTGGATGAGGTTCGGGTTAGAGCTGGTAAACAAGTTGGAGATACGTACAATTTTGATGAGTTGAGAGAAATGAATTACTTGCATGGAGCGATATCTGAGGCTCTACGATTATACCCTCCTGTACCTGTAGATACGCGAACGTGTTTAGAAGATGATATTTTTCCGAGTGgagatgagattaaaaaggGTTGGTTTATCACATATAATTCATATGCAATGGGGAGAATGGAGAGTATATGGGGTAAGGATTGCTTGGAATTTAGACCTGAGAGATGGATAGATGAAAATCGATTGTATAAACCAGATAATCCGTTTAAATTTCCGATTTTTCATGCGGGTCCGAGGATATGTTTAGGGAAGGAGATGGCATATCTACAAATGAAGTCCATAGTGGCTTGTGTGGTGGAGCAATTTGATATTGATGTAGTGGAGAAAAAACGTCCTTATTATGTGTTGTCATTGACATTACGGATGAAAAATGGACTTCCCGTGAAGGTAAATGCAAGATCACAAtga